One segment of Fusarium oxysporum f. sp. lycopersici 4287 chromosome 7, whole genome shotgun sequence DNA contains the following:
- a CDS encoding hypothetical protein (At least one base has a quality score < 10), which yields MATPTAAKHASQQGRTPSQLAAATPPVSTPFSNPAHVVFSPRGPRSSPQQFKKSPAASTLMAHASNAPLNFDSPSTAAAMGALGIPSGLDMGLDNVGVGGLGSLGALASEDDKLKRLETIIATLDHPDGRKQRTLVIAGSAIQLEITLHNNIVENISLAFPESARSVTDHVTGASEILLRDLQLLPNQSPLTKTLDKFAVNLERLAVLDKLSIIPGLDCHEALAGIYVSLERLHKWDVARLRDEPGMGGKPDSELSTMAMCTRHGYPVMHSKDRVGLALQYWKALRLVQPTNTKMASFTSSHEPVWSLLIGCASTGGMGHMPVRVSEDWISKDVVKAEPSMDPKRPNLDWQEPDNVVLPHSEENKDASMEMLQPDLSTARVPQVMFVATFDPPVILPQNDWLRLHSYANVNANPLFGYSPTFDSLFFPIPPGSAQDPSELRAISRSRDVRIYDKDQKAIIKPHQNTLYIYKQIYSQVVTEIPFSHPQQLIEMLPLLRQYAFVATLLENSFGSQTNEVEGLPKQGNTAAPVPKSNLTTRDELADFMKSTSVTDEHPSAVPEVKLDVTLWVHPIPHLQVVFPFRNSTANITLKVLEDGIVEVVEENVIPRGDDSRMKGKELTRADLGKLLEYMEDLCKWAEWIRTRLA from the exons ATGGCGACACCAACAGCCGCAAAGCATGCTTCACAGCAGGGCCGGACCCCCTCGCAACTCGCCGCCGCGACTCCTCCTGTATCAACTCCCTTCTCCAATCCTGCCCATGTCGTCTTTTCGCCCAGGGGGCCACGATCATCCCCTCAACAATTCAAGAAGTCACCGGCCGCATCAACCTTGATGGCGCACGCCTCCAACGCTCCTCTCAACTTCGATAGCCCTTCCACAGCTGCCGCAATGGGCGCCCTAGGAATTCCTAGTGGGCTCGATATGGGTCTCGATAATGTCGGTGTTGGTGGCCTGGGCTCTTTGGGTGCTCTGGCGAGTGAGGATGATAAGTTGAAGCGGCTGGAAACGATCATAGCCACCTTGGAT CACCCCGATGGCCGAAAACAAAGAACTCTTGTGATAGCAGGCTCAGCCATTCAGCTGGAAATCACCCTGCACAATAATATTGTCGAGAATATATCACTGGCCTTCCCTGAATCTGCTCGCTCAGTCACCGACCATGTCACCGGAGCAAGCGAGATTCTCTTGAGGGACTTGCAACTTCTTCCAAACCAGAGTCCATTGACAAAAACTCTTGACAAGTTCGCGGTCAACCTCGAGCGACTAGCCGTCCTTGATAAACTTAGCATCATCCCTGGTCTCGACTGTCATGAGGCATTGGCTGGTATTTATGTGAGCTTAGAAAGGCTTCACAAATGGGATGTTGCTCGGCTTCGTGATGAACCCGGAATGGGTGGCAAGCCGGACAGTGAACTGTCTACCATGGCGATGTGCACGCGACATGGCTACCCCGTTATGCATTCAAAAGACCGAGTGGGCCTCGCACTCCAGTACTGGAAGGCCCTTCGCCTCGTACAGCCAACCAACACTAAGATGGCTTCATTCACTTCTTCTCATGAACCGGTCTGGTCTCTTCTCATTGGGTGTGCTTCAACAGGAGGCATGGGTCACATGCCTGTTCGAGTCTCTGAGGATTGGATCTCCAAGGATGTGGTGAAGGCAGAGCCCTCGATGGACCCTAAGCGTCCCAATCTGGACTGGCAGGAACCCGATAACGTCGTGCTTCCGCACTCAGAAGAAAACAAGGATGCTAGCATGGAGATGCTCCAGCCAGATCTCTCAACAGCCAGGGTGCCACAGGTTATGTTCGTTGCCACCTTTGACCCTCCTGTCATCCTGCCCCAGAACGACTGGCTCCGGTTGCACTCATACGCCAACGTTAACGCAAACCCATTGTTTGGGTACTCCCCAACTTTCGACAGCCTTTTCTTCCCTATTCCCCCTGGAAGTGCTCAGGACCCTAGCGAGCTCCGGGCAATCTCTCGCAGCCGTGATGTCCGCATCTACGACAAAGATCAGAAAGCTATCATTAAGCCTCATCAGAACACGTTGTATATCTATAAGCAAATATATTCACAAGTGGTGACTGAAATTCCATtctctcatcctcagcagcTTATCGAAATGCTCCCCCTGCTTCGACAGTATGCTTTTGTCGCAACTTTGCTAGAGAACAGCTTTGGATCACAGACGAACGAAGTTGAGGGATTACCCAAGCAAGGAAACACCGCAGCGCCGGTGCCGAAATCCAATCTAACTACCAGAGATGAGTTGGCGGATTTTATGAAATCAACTTCTGTGACGGACGAGCATCCCTCTGCTGTGCCGGAGGTCAAGCTTGACGTTACCCTGTGGGTTCATCCGATTCCACACCTTCAAGTTGTCTTCCCATTCCGAAATTCCACTGCCAATATTACCTTAAAGGTACTCGAGGATGGAATTGTGGAAGTCGTCGAGGAGAATGTCATTCCTCGTGGCGACGATAGTAGAATGAAAGGCAAAGAACTTACGCGGGCAGATTTGGGCAAGCTGCTAGAATATATGGAGGATCTCTGCAAATGGGCAGAATGGATTCGGACAAGACTTGCATGA
- a CDS encoding methionyl-tRNA formyltransferase produces MILFSVAKSRSLLDVQIPPWRRLFSQSVPRNSSDPLRILFCGSDEFSCASLKALHEEHRHNKKLVESLDVMVLPPRRMGRGFKTLREVPCKLLAENLRLNIHQRKTFTGWDLPEGTNLVIAVSFGLFVPPRILTSAKYGGLNVHPSLLPDLRGPAPIHHAILKGYDYTGISLQTLDHRIFDHGTILSQTSRPGISIPPGCTVQELTSLLAPIGAQMLIQGLRDGVYVPPRQNTGWRAEELSDEQLVHAPKVTKADGHIKWTKWTGDDIVRRVRVLGSVWTHAVNKKGDKKRLIFQDAETISSKDIGNHGAKVRLLEDTGVVLETRVWDQGDGSCAIRTLDDSVIRVKKIKEEGKPQRDAMAGLRGYLADD; encoded by the exons ATGATTCTATTCAGCGTTGCCAAATCCAGATCATTGCTCGATGTGCAAATTCCTCCATGGCGAAGGCTCTTCTCGCAAAGTGTGCCTCGAAACTCGTCAGACCCATTGCGCATTCTTTTCTGCGGATCCGACGAGTTCAGCTGCGCATCTCTGAAAGCTCTTCATGAAGAGCATCGCCACAATAAGAAGCTTGTAGAGTCGTTGGATGTTATGGTTTTGCCGCCAAGACGCATGGGAAGAGGTTTCAAAACACTGAGAGAAG TACCTTGTAAGTTGCTGGCAGAAAATTTGAGATTGAATATTCACCAGCGCAAAACCTTCACAGGATGGGAT CTCCCTGAAGGAACAAATCTTGTGATAGCAGTGTCCTTCGGACTATTCGTCCCGCCCAGAATCTTAACTTCGGCCAAATACGGCGGACTCAACGTGCATCCTTCTCTGCTCCCTGA TCTTCGTGGGCCTGCTCCCATCCACCATGCGATTCTCAAAGGTTATGACTACACGGGAATCTCATTACAAACACTAGACCACAGAATCTTCGATCATGGAACTATACTGTCTCAAACCTCCCGTCCCGGAATATCGATACCTCCAGGCTGCACCGTCCAAGAACTGACAAGCCTCCTGGCACCAATTGGAGCGCAAATGTTAATTCAAGGTCTACGAGATGGAGTCTATGTGCCGCCTCGCCAGAATACAGGATGGAGAGCAGAAGAGCTGAGCGACGAGCAGCTCGTCCACGCGCCCAAGGTCACAAAGGCTGATGGACATATAAAATGGACTAAGTGGACAGGGGATGACATTGTGCGAAGGGTACGAGTTCTTGGGTCTGTATGGACTCATgctgtcaacaagaaggGAGATAAAAAGCGTTTAATTTTCCAAGATGCTGAGACCATATCCTCAAAGGATATCGGGAATCATGGAGCAAAAGTCCGCCTCCTTGAGGACACTGGGGTTGTCTTGGAGACTCGGGTTTGGGATCAAGGCGATGGCAGCTGTGCTATACGCACTCTGGACGACAGCGTAATTCGTGTGAAGAAGATTAAGGAGGAAGGGAAGCCGCAGCGTGATGCAATGGCGGGACTGAGGGGTTACCTCGCTGATGACTAA
- a CDS encoding carboxypeptidase D has translation MVVKSMIPSPRRWAALVSFCLAPALAVAVNDATTTKAAAADYYVRDLPGLPTDGPDVKMHAGHIEVTPDTHGNLFFWHFENQHIADRQRTVIWINGGPGCSSEDGSMMEIGPYRLKDQDHLVYNNGSWNEFANLLFVDNPVGTGFSSVDTNNYIHELKEMADQFVKFLEKWFALFPQYDRDDIYIAGESYAGQHIPYIARAILDRNMKNPTTAWSLKGLLIGNGWIDPIEQYPAYITYAIQKGLIKKDSDEHKQLQGDLRNCERMMASDIGHVDYGECEAILSNMLRLTKNGDGDNACVNMYDVRLKDSYPSCGMNWPPDLVHLTPYLRKPEVTKALHVDGIKKSVGWTECNGAVGGAFNARKSKPSVDLLPALLKEVPIMLFSGAEDLICNHIGTENMISKMEWNGGKGFEVTPGNWAPRRDWTFEDEAAGFWQEARNLTYVLVYNSSHMVPFDLPRRSRDMLDRFMGVDISRVGGDPADSRIDGEKGPKTSVGDAKNSTKTADEEHQKQLDEAKWAAYYKSGEIVLVIVVIGVIVWGYWIWRERRRGAAYSALADHDLSSRPNGHRAKSQPGDLESAAFDESELDDLHVTTPGTSNSARFPANHDSSEKFVTKYAE, from the exons ATGGTTGTCAAATCCATGATTCCGTCCCCGAGACGATGGGCTGCCCTTGTCTCCTTCTGCCTCGCACCAGCTTTAGCCGTCGCTGTAAACGATGCGACCACAACAAAAGCTGCAGCTGCCGACTACTATGTTCGCGATCTTCCGGGCTTGCCTACCGATGGGCCCGATGTCAAGATGCATGCTGG TCATATCGAAGTCACCCCAGATACGCATGGGAACTTGTTCTTTTGGCATTTTGAGAACCAACACATCGCCGATAGACAACGGACTGTTATTTGGATCAATGGTGGACCAGGCTGCAGTTCAGAAGATGGCTCCATGATGGAAATTGGCCCCTATCGGCTCAAGGATCAAGACCATTTGGTCTACAACAATGGCTCGTGGAACGAATTCGCCAACCTGCTGTTTGTCGATAACCCTGTAGGCACAGGCTTCAGCTCGGTCGACACCAATAACTATATACACGAACTTAAGGAAATGGCGGATCAATTTGTCAAATTCCTTGAGAAGTGGTTCGCTCTCTTTCCCCAGTATGATCGCGACGAT ATATACATCGCAGGCGAGTCTTACGCCGGACAGCATATCCCCTACATCGCTAGGGCTATTCTCGATCGCAATATGAAGAATCCTACAACCGCATGGAGCCTGAAAGGGCTGTTGATCGGCAATGGCTGGATCGACCCAATCGAGCAATATCCAGCTTACATTACATATGCCATTCAGAAGGGTCTGATCAAGAAGGACTCCGACGAGCACAAGCAACTGCAAGGCGATCTGCGCAATTGTGAAAGAATGATGGCCTCGGATATTGGCCATGTGGATTACGGCGAATGCGAAGCTATCTTGTCAAACATGCTCAGGCTAACCAAGAACGGTGACGGCGATAATGCATGCGTTAACATGTACGATGTGCGACTGAAAGATTCATACCCCAGCTGTGGCATGAACTGGCCTCCGGATCTGGTGCACCTAACTCCTTACTTGAGAAAGCCCGAGGTTACGAAAGCCCTTCACGTCGATGGCATTAAGAAATCTGTCGGTTGGACCGAGTGTAACGGTGCTGTTGGAGGCGCCTTCAACGCAAGGAAGTCTAAACCCTCGGTTGATCTCTTGCCCGCTCTCCTTAAGGAAGTCCCCATCATGCTCTTCTCCGGAGCCGAAGATCTCATTTGCAACCACATTGGAACCGAAAACATGATTAGCAAGATGGAGTGGAACGGCGGGAAGGGTTTCGAAGTAACACCCGGTAACTGGGCTCCTCGGCGTGACTGGACTTTTGAGGACGAGGCAGCTGGTTTCTGGCAAGAGGCCCGGAACTTAACATATGTTCTTGTCTATAACTCTTCCCACATGGTCCCTTTCGACCTTCCACGACGAAGCCGAGATATGCTGGACCGCTTCATGGGCGTTGATATCAGCAGAGTTGGTGGCGACCCTGCTGACAGTCGCATCGATGGCGAGAAGGGGCCAAAGACCAGTGTTGGCGATGCTAAGAACAGTACCAAGACCGCTGACGAGGAACACCAAAAGCAGTTGGATGAGGCCAAGTGGGCAGCATACTACAAGTCTGGCGAAATTGTTCTGgtcatcgtcgtcattgGTGTCATCGTCTGGGGATACTGGATCTGGCGTGAACGTCGCAGGGGCGCTGCCTATTCTGCTTTGGCTGATCACGATCTTTCCAGCCGACCCAACGGCCATCGAGCCAAGTCACAGCCTGGTGATCTTGAGTCGGCGGCTTTTGATGAAAGCGAACTAGACGATTTGCATGTAACAACACCGGGAACTAGCAACAGTGCTAGGTTTCCAGCGAATCATGACAGTAGCGAAAAGTTTGTCACCAAGTACGCCGAATAA
- a CDS encoding carboxypeptidase D, which translates to MAASGKTFIVEHLDPELGPWSELEYLAIARETQATHGSFILSSLPSTFQVPTDLASNPAFTAEQRGVEELYAANKSRVCLLDPSAALDLSPEDGENFDAFLFGGILGDDPPRDRTSELRKKGFEGRRLGPKQMTTDTAVRVTRIVVQDKGSSSAY; encoded by the exons aTGGCAGCCTCTGGGAAGACTTTTATTGTCGAGCATCTCGACCCAGAGCTAGGCCCTTGGTCCGAACTCGAATATCTGGCCATTGCACGCGAGACACAAGCGACTCATGGTtctttcatcctctccaGTTTGCCTTCTACGTTCCAGGTTCCAACAGACCTGGCCAGTAACCCCGCCTTCACTGCTGAGCagcgtggtgttgaggagcTCTACGCCGCCAACAAGTCGCGAGTTTGCCTGCTAGATCCATCAGCCGCCTTGGATCTCTCTCCTGAGGATGGTGAGAACTTTGATGCCTTCTTGTTTGGAGGTATCCTTG GCGATGATCCTCCTCGAG ACCGTACTTCGGAGCTTCGAAAGAAGGGCTTTGAAGGTCGCAGACTTGGCCCCAAGCAGATGACAACAGATACGGCCGTCCGGGTTACTCGTATTGTTGTTCAAGACAAGGGTTCGTCATCCGCCTATTAG
- a CDS encoding carboxypeptidase D, which yields MAASGKTFIVEHLDPELGPWSELEYLAIARETQATHGSFILSSLPSTFQVPTDLASNPAFTAEQRGVEELYAANKSRVCLLDPSAALDLSPEDGDDPPRDRTSELRKKGFEGRRLGPKQMTTDTAVRVTRIVVQDKVPLDQVPYLDFPELKFNEHESTEMPFRYVQGEDGKPIMPKGMVELIQKDADKAVDDLF from the exons aTGGCAGCCTCTGGGAAGACTTTTATTGTCGAGCATCTCGACCCAGAGCTAGGCCCTTGGTCCGAACTCGAATATCTGGCCATTGCACGCGAGACACAAGCGACTCATGGTtctttcatcctctccaGTTTGCCTTCTACGTTCCAGGTTCCAACAGACCTGGCCAGTAACCCCGCCTTCACTGCTGAGCagcgtggtgttgaggagcTCTACGCCGCCAACAAGTCGCGAGTTTGCCTGCTAGATCCATCAGCCGCCTTGGATCTCTCTCCTGAGGATG GCGATGATCCTCCTCGAG ACCGTACTTCGGAGCTTCGAAAGAAGGGCTTTGAAGGTCGCAGACTTGGCCCCAAGCAGATGACAACAGATACGGCCGTCCGGGTTACTCGTATTGTTGTTCAAGACAAGG TGCCACTTGATCAGGTGCCCTACCTGGACTTCCCTGAGCTCAAATTCAACGAACACGAGAGTACCGAGATGCCCTTCCGATATGTACAGGGTGAAGACGGCAAGCCTATCATGCCCAAG GGCATGGTCGAGTTGATCCAAAAAGACGCCGATAAGGCCGTGGATGACCTCTTCTAA
- a CDS encoding carboxypeptidase D — translation MAASGKTFIVEHLDPELGPWSELEYLAIARETQATHGSFILSSLPSTFQVPTDLASNPAFTAEQRGVEELYAANKSRVCLLDPSAALDLSPEDGENFDAFLFGGILGDDPPRDRTSELRKKGFEGRRLGPKQMTTDTAVRVTRIVVQDKVPLDQVPYLDFPELKFNEHESTEMPFRYVQGEDGKPIMPKGMVELIQKDADKAVDDLF, via the exons aTGGCAGCCTCTGGGAAGACTTTTATTGTCGAGCATCTCGACCCAGAGCTAGGCCCTTGGTCCGAACTCGAATATCTGGCCATTGCACGCGAGACACAAGCGACTCATGGTtctttcatcctctccaGTTTGCCTTCTACGTTCCAGGTTCCAACAGACCTGGCCAGTAACCCCGCCTTCACTGCTGAGCagcgtggtgttgaggagcTCTACGCCGCCAACAAGTCGCGAGTTTGCCTGCTAGATCCATCAGCCGCCTTGGATCTCTCTCCTGAGGATGGTGAGAACTTTGATGCCTTCTTGTTTGGAGGTATCCTTG GCGATGATCCTCCTCGAG ACCGTACTTCGGAGCTTCGAAAGAAGGGCTTTGAAGGTCGCAGACTTGGCCCCAAGCAGATGACAACAGATACGGCCGTCCGGGTTACTCGTATTGTTGTTCAAGACAAGG TGCCACTTGATCAGGTGCCCTACCTGGACTTCCCTGAGCTCAAATTCAACGAACACGAGAGTACCGAGATGCCCTTCCGATATGTACAGGGTGAAGACGGCAAGCCTATCATGCCCAAG GGCATGGTCGAGTTGATCCAAAAAGACGCCGATAAGGCCGTGGATGACCTCTTCTAA
- a CDS encoding Fe-S cluster assembly protein DRE2, whose translation MAPATLMIDPSDDFVMPVTKSVQSTSPPKRTLLLAPPSLASNSDALTSVLADYDRSVTDLQMLDRLSLGLVTLPPSTYDLVLVLSDASSMLGESLALMNRTVLGPVAESLKPSGRLQSQDGNSLEESTLSKEAVLAGLISSRGGFEKPDYGENDGAITLKFGKKKSQPAPLADGSVPLNLKRKPAEAKSKPVVPAGVGFIDLEDDLDDDDLIDEDTLMTEADLARPINIPAECQPKAGKRRRACKDCTCGLAERLAAEDADKRATADKKLESIKLATDDLAEIDFTVQGKVGSCGNCSLGDAFRCDGCPYIGLPPFKPGEEVRLLNNDVQL comes from the exons ATGGCGCCCGCGACCCTCATGATCGATCCCAGTGACGACTTCGTCATGCCTGTCACAAAGTCTGTCCAATCTACCTCGCCACCCAAGCGAACCCTTCTTCTGGCGCCTCCTTCTCTTGCTTCCAATTCCGACGCCCTCACATCCGTCCTCGCCGATTATGATCGCTCCGTCACCGATCTCCAGATGCTTGACCGTCTCTCCTTAGGATTGGTCACACTACCTCCTTCCACCTACGATCTTGTCTTGGTCCTATCCGATGCCTCTTCTATGCTGGGCGAATCCCTCGCTTTGATGAACCGAACTGTCCTTGGTCCTGTCGCCGAGTCCCTCAAGCCTAGCGGTCGCCTACAGTCTCAAGATGGCAACAGCCTGGAGGAGTCCACTTTGTCAAAGGAAGCGGTTTTGGCCGGGTTGATATCATCGCGGGGTGGCTTTGAGAAACCCGATTACGGTGAGAATGACGGAGCCATTACTCTGAAGTTTGGCAAGAAGAAATCCCAGCCCGCTCCTCTCGCAGATGGCTCTGTTCCTCTAAATCTGAAGAGGAAGCCCGCTGAGGCGAAATCGAAACCAGTGGTCCCCGCCGGCGTCGGCTTCATCGATCTTGAGGACGAccttgacgacgacgacctAATTGATGAGGATACTCTCATGACTGAAGCGGATCTCGCGAGACCCATCAATATCC CTGCCGAATGTCAACCCAAGGCTGGCAAACGTCGTCGGGCCTGCAAGGACTGCACCTGTGGTTTGGCCGAACGTCTTGCTGCCGAAGACGCCGACAAACGCGCAACCGCCGACAAGAAACTTGAGAGCATTAAGCTGGCAACAGACGACCTGGCCGAGATCGACTTCACCGTGCAAGGTAAGGTCGGCTCATGCGGCAACTGTTCCCTTGGCGACGCTTTCCGTTGTGACGGATGCCCTTATATTGGCCTTCCTCCCTTCAAGCCAGGCGAAGAAGTTCGCCTGCTCAATAACGATGTGCAACTCTAA